TGGATGTAGACGAGAAATGTCAATACAAATCAGTATCTTGGTGAACTTCCATCATTCCTTTCTCCTGTGCTTGATAGAATATCTTCATTTGAGGAGCTTAGCAACACAGATGAAACGAGTTTGGATCAACTGACGGTATGTCATATTATGCTTTCTTTTATATATTGCTGTTTGGTTACTTTCTGTAGATGTAGTTATTTTCTATGTGTGGTTTAGGATAGTCACTGTAATACTTTTCTATTAAATTGCTTAACTATCAGGTGATGAAATTTAATGTATGATGCATTTGGCGTCATTTCTGTGCAGGTTAATGAGTATCCGCCTGGTGTTGGTTTATCTCCACACATAGACACTCATTCAGCATTTGAGGGATCAATTTTTAGTCTTTCGCTAGCAGGGCCGTGCATCATGGAGTTCAGGAAGTATACAGATGTCGATTCGATATCAAAATCAACATCACTTGATAGGGAGGTGGGAAATTCTGATAGTAGCTCAAGTTTTATAAGAAGAGCTATTTATCTTCCCCCTCGATCAATCCTTTTGTTATCTGGGGAGGCACGATATGCTTGGCACCATTACATCCCTCATCACAAGGTATTTGATATATATTTGTGTTTTGAATAGTCATACATCTAGATTTTGTTATGCTCATGTCTCGTTGTTGGTAATCAATGAAATTTCCATGCTAGGAAACTAGTGGTTACTTAGGTTTTCAATTATAATTACTACCCTGATTATGTCTACAGGTTGATTTGGTGAATGACTCTGTAATCAGAAGGGCTTCAAGGCGAGTATCCTTTACGATCCGGAAGGTACAACAAACCTTTAGCGTTTTGAACTAAATTATCCATGCTAAACCTTGCCACTGATACATACAGCAAAAAGCTTTCATTATTACATATTACCCCTGTCGATACCGAGTAATACCTAAATAATTTCTTAGAACAGCTTGATTTTATAATTGGTGGTGTTAAATTTGAAATTCTCTCTGTTTTCCACATTTGTGTAGGTCAGGAAAGGACCTTGTCAATGTGAATATCCTCAATATTGTGATTCTCAGAAATAGAAAAAGATTATCATTCACCAGATAATATTAAACCTGCTTTGGTCAGACAATGACATTCTTGAAATGGGCGACTTTGACAAAGCACTGTTGAGCTTTAGGCTCCTCAGAGATGTGAGATATCAATTGCTCAAAAACGAAAATGTCATGTATTCATCATACAACAGAGGGTAGCTAGCATCAGCAAGGGATTAGAAATTAGGCATTGCACTATTACGACGTAGTTATTCATTTATGGGCTGAGTGACCGACAAGTGGTCAATATTTACCTTGTGAAGGGTATAAAACATTGTTGTAATTTAGATGGTTTATTTGTTAATGCACTTGTGCAGTATTCAATCTTGCAATTTAAAGCCTACATCTGGCTCAACCTCTTACTGAAGGTTTGGTCATCTTCATTGTTATTTTCGTTGATTCTATGTATCGTTGGCGAAGCAAATCTCACTGATAGCTATGCTGAAAGATGAAAGGTTCTGGTTAGCTTCAAGACCTAAGGAAGGTCAAGTTGCACCCTGCCTAATTTCAGCAACTGCTTAACCTTGATTTTAATTTTGTCAGAAGTTGAAATAGAAAATTACTGAAGCCAAGATGAGGCCAAATTGTGTGTCACTACTCACTAGTCTGAAAGTATACCAAAGAAGGGCATCTTAATGATTATATAAAGAACATGCATCTACTTGGTATATATCATAAGACTAATTTTGGAATATGTACATTACAATTTGCTATATTCATGTCTAAATTTATGGCCTACATGTGTATAAGATGAATCTATTATTTCTACCACATATTCCAATATTTGTTACAAAGCCAGTGCATTCCGAAATATCATCAGCTTCAGCAAAATTCCATCTTTTCCGGCCACCCATTTTCATTATATATCTCTCAATGACCATTCTATCTTCTTTGTTGTTGGGGCTTAAGATTGTACTATTCAATCCTCGCCCCACCACCTTCCAGTGGGGCTTTTCTTGTGGCCAATTCAATCATCAGGTATATTTTTCTTTTATATATGCATAGCAGTATTCTTTGACAAGTTTCGAACCCTCGACATCCCGTAAAAGTAGCGAGAGAGATACTGATACACCAAGAGGTGTTGGGTTATTAATTTATCGTTTATGCAAATTAAAATGCATATTTGAAATGGAGATACCGCTACAACAAAAGGTGTTGGGTTATTAAGTTATCGTTTATGCAAATTAAAATGCACATTTGAAATGAAATACATGCACCCAGTAACCGATGCATGCTTCATTTCAAAATGTTGTAAATTTCGACAAAATTGCTTGATTATATAGCTGTTGCTAATTTTTGCAGCTTTTGACGGAAATTTGAGTAGTCTGACACAAAATTGCTTGATTATATAGTCGTTGTGTAATGTTGCGGGATCGAATTATATTACTAAATATATTTTGAAACAAACAAATGTAACCAGAATAGAAATGCAATAACAACCAAAAAAACAGAATAGATTGTTCCACCAGGACCACAACTGCATTACAGTAACAAAGATTATGTTGTGCACAGAAAGTCTGAATAGATTGCATTTATTTAGTGAAAACAATAGAAAGAAGAGTAACTTTTGCTTATTTTCTAATATCACCAGCTGCATGTATTGTTTATTGCCTGAGTTAATCAACACAACAGTGTTTCCTTTCTGATCAAAAGAATATGTTAATTTGCAGAATGACCAGTGCAAGGCTAGCCCCATGGGTCTGTCTTCTTGTTTGCATGCTTTCGGTGCTCGAATCGGAGAGTGTAGATGTCACTAACACCATGGTCAAGAATGCTGTAGAAAGAGGAGCAGGTATCTTGGTTTCTATTAATCTGACATAATGTAGATAGCGAAAAAACTTATGTTCTTGCAATAATATGATATCCTCTGCTGCATTTTCAGACGAGTTCGTTTCTGGAATGAAAATTGTATATTTGATTTTGCGCTGAGTTCTTGATCTTGTTTCAGTTCCAATGTGTTGCTGCAGTTCAACACACTAACAAGGATTGCATTTTGAAATTTTGCAGTTTGCTTAGATGGTTCTCCACCAGTATATGCTATAGATAGAGGAAGAGGTGAAGCTGCAGACAACTGGGTGATTTACCTAGAGGTATGCAACCTGTTTAATAAAATTTTCATTATTCAGCAAACTTTAAACTGTAATTTTTAACGTAAAAGATGAAAAAAAGGAGGCCTTCCAACTGATCTTCTTTTTTAGTTTCACAAAAGCAGGATGCTTCACACAACTTCTTGATTTCAAATGAACTtctatcaatattcaaaattagcACTTAGCAAAAAAGTAATCGAATTTAATACACAGATTTATCGTGCTGGCTTGTACGAGCTTTTGTTAGACCTTGAAATGCAGAGTGCAGTTGAAGTATATGACAGGTTTTGGAGTAAACCTGTATTCCAATTAGCTCTCCATGTTGCGTTCCACATTGGAACTATCTGTCCAATGACATcggtttgaaaaaaaaaagacatcggtttataaccgatgtctaagggcatttttctagtagtgccACATCGTTTTCCAGTAACTGTACTGGTTTGCTAAACTGAGTGATTCCAGTAGACTCTTTTCCTTTCTTGGTTCAAGTGTTATTGTGAAGGTCGAATTTTATTAGTGTTGTCTTAAGTAGATAAATAACTGTTAGCCATGAAGGCTAGCCTAATTATATCAATCATTAAAACGGAAACAAAATAATTCACTCTCTAGCAACAGCTCTCATGTCAACTTCAAGCAGCTACATAGCAATCATATGATCTTAGCGATATATATTTGTGATTGTATCTGTTTTCTGATTCCAGGGTGGAGGATGGTGTGCTACAGAGGCGGAGTGCCTTTTCCGTACAACCAAGGATATCGGTTCCTCTAGAAGATGGCAAACGGAAAAGAGTAGCCTCATTGCCATGCTGAGTGACCGGAAAAGTGAAAACCCATGTAGGTCTTACATACTTTCTCAGTTAGTCCTGGAAAAAATATTATTTGTTCCACAAAAACATTACACTCTCAGATGGCCTTTTTATATCAAATAAGAAAATTCAGTAAATTTTAGAACTAATGCACAGTCTATTTGTCTGTGCTTTAGATTTTCATCATTGGACCAGGGTCTATGTAAGATACTGCGATGGCAGTTCTTATGTTGGAGATCGCGAGAAACCTTTTGTCGTACGTTCTCACTACTTCTGGACATTTTCTGTAAAAGTTCTCAAGGCCATTTTCTGAAGATAAAATGTGGTGAAAAATTTCAATTGATCTTCTATGTATAGGGGAACAACACTACCGTTTACTTTAGAGGTGCAAGAGTTTTCAATGCTATAATCGAAGACCTATTAGCACAAGGAATGAAAAGTGCATCAAATGTATGTCCCCGCCCCTACTTGCTCATTCTCCTGATAATTTTGTCCTTCAGATCTCCATAACAACTTCGTGTTACTCGTGAATGCAGGCTCTTTTAACCGGCTGTTCTGCTGGTGGATTGGGTGCTTTGCTACAGTGTGACAATTTTCGATCTATGCTTCCTGAAAGTGCCAAGGTTAAGTGTGCTGCAGATGCTGGTTTTTTCATTGACGGGTGAGCTGCAAATCTCGTCTTGCTCCTAGTTCCCTCTACCCTTTTACGCGTGACCTTAACTATTCTGGTGCCATCTACTTGGAACAGGACTGATATATATGGAGGACACTTGCATAGGGAACACTTCGCGCAGATAGTTCAGACACATGTACATACTCTTCTCGTTCTACTGCTATCTTTATCGTACCAAATCATTAACTGATGCTCTGTTCAAATTGCCAAATCTTcatgtatgccatagatttgtGCTCTACTTACTCAAGTAAACTGGATTTCTTGTTTTGCAGGAATCACAGAAGAATCTGCCGAAGTCATGTACATCAAAGATGAACGCGAGTTTGGTAAGAACATAAAATGTGGATTAGCTGAAAtaatttgatttttcctaaatttttcaaaatattaatCACAACATAATTGCAGTGCATGCTCCCACAAAACTTTGTTGCAGACATTCAGACACCAGTTTTTGTCGTAAATTCAGTCTACGATACTTGGCAGGTGAGCATTTCCATACGTTCTTGTGATTATATTCAGTCTGCGATTTTGCTATATCTATGcaaataatttataaatcatCCCGTGCATCACACAGGTACGAAGCTAGTAACATATAACACTAAGTTAACTCAAATTCAATCTACGAGGTTATGAAGTTTAAGTCTGGTTTCCGTTTATCTGTGTAGTAACTCTGCAAATTAGCACTTCACTTCTGCTCGATTGCTGCGTTCTCTTCCTCTTATTGTAAGATCGAGCTTTTGGTTCAGTTCTTTAACTTGTTTCTTATAATAACTGTTCAGATAGAGAACATCTTGATGCCGATGAATAAGGATCAGCCTGCTGTGCATGATCAATTTGTTTCATGTGGTCATGATATGGAGAACTGCACCTGTGATCAGGTGGTTCATTGGCGATGTAAGTACATAACCAGTAAAATTGTAGCAAAGACTGACACATAGACCTCTCAACGTTACGTGTCGTGTACAAACGttccgtgtactttcgtgtttttGTGTACCAAACCTTAAACCCAAACCCGACCCAGATTTGCATTCGTGTATCAATTTGGTGACACTAACCCGGAACTAATATATTCATATTTACCCGCTTTAGTACACTAAGTACACGGATTATATACGAAAaatattaattgttaaaaaataTAATAGATAATTAAATGATGAAATGCTCACTCACGAAATCAAggaacaataaaatatattttaatatttataattatatatatgttatttagaataggTAAAATTCACGGTtgatatttagtatatatatgtatattatatatatatatatatatttaaaattttaattatttatttgttctGTGTACTTTCGTTCCGTGTCGTGTAGCTATATTGGAAACTCAAACCCGACACTAATTATATTCGTTTTTTTTCGtattcgtgtactttcgtgttcgtgtaccaaatTTTTGAACCCAAACACTAATTATTCGTGTCGTTTTGTACCGTGTTCACGTGTCGTATATCAGTATTGTCAGATCTACTTATACATAACAGCTACATTGTTCATGTGTTGGCTTTGATCTTCAGGTTTTCAGAGCGAGTTTTATCAGGCACTGGGAAAATTGAACAGTTCTGCTAGAAATGGAATGTTTATCAACGCTTGCGCTAGCCACTGTCAAACTCAAAAGCAAGAAACTTGGTACGGA
This sequence is a window from Apium graveolens cultivar Ventura chromosome 9, ASM990537v1, whole genome shotgun sequence. Protein-coding genes within it:
- the LOC141682478 gene encoding alkylated DNA repair protein ALKBH8 homolog, producing MGLPRFAKPKATNESSSNLYVANCGPAVGLDFDIVKSAFSKFGVVSGVYSADESGTRVIVSFVDNLAAKAALEALDRCPCRELGGRVLHIKYSVFQPPVEKVQINDTVPVCLETSDMNVPGICLIHDFITIEEEKELLAAVDSRPWTCLAKRRVQHYGYEFCYETRNVNTNQYLGELPSFLSPVLDRISSFEELSNTDETSLDQLTVNEYPPGVGLSPHIDTHSAFEGSIFSLSLAGPCIMEFRKYTDVDSISKSTSLDREVGNSDSSSSFIRRAIYLPPRSILLLSGEARYAWHHYIPHHKVDLVNDSVIRRASRRVSFTIRKVRKGPCQCEYPQYCDSQK
- the LOC141684269 gene encoding pectin acetylesterase 8-like produces the protein MTSARLAPWVCLLVCMLSVLESESVDVTNTMVKNAVERGAVCLDGSPPVYAIDRGRGEAADNWVIYLEGGGWCATEAECLFRTTKDIGSSRRWQTEKSSLIAMLSDRKSENPYFHHWTRVYVRYCDGSSYVGDREKPFVGNNTTVYFRGARVFNAIIEDLLAQGMKSASNALLTGCSAGGLGALLQCDNFRSMLPESAKVKCAADAGFFIDGTDIYGGHLHREHFAQIVQTHESQKNLPKSCTSKMNASLCMLPQNFVADIQTPVFVVNSVYDTWQIENILMPMNKDQPAVHDQFVSCGHDMENCTCDQVVHWRCFQSEFYQALGKLNSSARNGMFINACASHCQTQKQETWYGSSISKLRDSSSGPLQGVGQAVGEWFVNDATIRMVDYKTQSPRVCEYNPEEPHWNNHYVFRGLDLLLKKFALADEIRRKARLVPQCPAQVPAYRQESYYSGLGYLVGEINQTSNWTDWFINPPRD